From a region of the Fischerella sp. JS2 genome:
- a CDS encoding IS1 family transposase (programmed frameshift), producing MECPRCGSCHNRKNGKKRGKQNHICCDCGRQFIDVYKPPRGYSDEIKQECLKMYVNGMGFRGIERVKNVHHTTIIHWVKRVGTQLADTPNSKEIPQVGELDELETFIGFKKNKIWLWTAVNHFTQGILAWVLGDRSSTTFQQLWNIVQCWQSYFYVTDGYPVYPCFVPDGDQIVSKTYMTRVENENTRLRHYLARLHRKTLCYSKTEEMLRYSVRLLLHYLKYRSVPLPA from the exons ATGGAATGTCCACGCTGTGGATCTTGTCATAACCGTAAGAATGGAAAGAAAAGAGGTAAACAGAATCACATTTGCTGTGATTGTGGTCGTCAATTCATTGATGTCTATAAACCACCCAGGGGCTACTCGGATGAAATCAAACAAGAATGCCTAAAAATGTACGTCAATGGTATGGGATTTCGTGGAATTGAAAGGGTGAAAAACGTTCATCATACTACCATTATTCATTGGGTTAAACGAGTGGGTACACAATTGGCGGATACACCAAATTCAAAGGAAATTCCGCAGGTGGGAGAACTAGATGAATTAGAAACATTTATTGGTT TCAAAAAAAATAAAATCTGGTTGTGGACGGCGGTAAATCACTTTACTCAAGGTATTCTTGCTTGGGTTTTAGGTGATCGTAGTTCGACTACTTTCCAACAGTTATGGAACATTGTCCAGTGTTGGCAGAGTTATTTTTACGTCACAGATGGATACCCTGTTTACCCTTGTTTTGTTCCTGATGGTGACCAAATTGTGAGTAAGACCTACATGACACGAGTCGAAAATGAAAACACAAGGCTTAGACATTATTTGGCTCGTCTTCATCGTAAAACTTTATGTTATTCCAAAACCGAGGAAATGCTGAGATACTCTGTTCGATTGTTATTGCACTACCTCAAATATCGTTCTGTTCCCTTACCTGCCTAA
- a CDS encoding Nif11-like leader peptide family natural product precursor: MSPQQVKQLNQLKQFHQLVLQDSSLKERLRVATDQASLVSIAVQLGTELGYSFTYQEVEAYIDQNILTLMRQFLF, from the coding sequence GTGTCGCCACAACAAGTAAAACAATTAAATCAACTAAAACAATTCCATCAACTAGTTCTTCAAGATTCTTCCTTAAAAGAACGTTTAAGAGTAGCGACAGACCAAGCCAGTCTTGTAAGCATAGCAGTACAGTTGGGAACTGAACTGGGTTATAGTTTTACCTACCAAGAAGTCGAGGCTTATATTGACCAAAATATATTAACTTTAATGAGACAATTTTTATTTTAA